Below is a window of Blastopirellula marina DNA.
TCAGCACATAGTCGAGAATGGTTCGGCTAATGGAGATCGACTCTTCGCCGCCAGGTCGGCTGACGCGAACTCGCTGGGCCTTGGCCTCAGGGAGCTTGGTGTGAGAATCGATCAGTACAATGCATGCGCGATCGGCCTCGACCCAATCAAAGATCAGACCCAGCAAATAATCGAGCAATTGGTCGATATCGAGCGTGCGGCTAACCGCGAGCGCCGTATCGTAAATCAGTTGAAGGTTGTCTTGCAGATTGGGTGATTCGTCTTGATCACGCAATTCCGAAGGAAAAAAGATCTGACTTCCTTCTTCGTGACGAATCGAATGAATGATCCGCGATCCTTCCCGGTGACGTTCTTGCAAGCTGACGCTGATTGGCCGCGTCGCCGGGGCGCTGGCGGTGTGCGTGAAGATCATCAGCGTATGACCGAGTTGCAAGCGATCGCCATGATGCAAATCGCATTCGGTTTCTCGGCTCTGGTTCACAAAGCACCCATTCGAGCTTTGCAGGTCGATCAGTTTGAAGCCTTGTTCGGTCCGACGGATCTCGGCATGGCGACGCGAGATTTCCGTATCATGGAGCACGATCTCATTTCCACGGTCCCGTCCAATCGAGATCATGTCACGAGCAAGTTCGAATCGACGTCCTTGGTCGTCGCCTTGAATTACAAATAAAGAAGCCAAGTTGTTCGATCTCGAGGAATGACCTTGCGGCGGGCGAAACGGCAGTAATCTCTAGCAGATCTTGATTTTATGACGTTTCGCCTCCCCCTGGCAATGAGGAGGCTGCTGGTTGACGTGTCGCGGCGGACGGAAAAGAATCGAAGGTTGCCTAGTTTGTCCCAACATACGAATCCCTCCCCAGGTGGAACGGTAGTCCATGCTTCACTTCAACCGCTATCCGCAAAATGTCTCGTTGGTTCTGACAATCGTGCTCAGTCTGGCTGTTTTGCCTCAGACTAATGCGGAAGATCGAGCGAGCACCGAAGCAACTCTAGGAAAGCTCAAGCAGACACTCGGTTATTTAGCCTCCGACGAACTCAAGGGCCGTGGTATTGGAACGGAAGGTTTGGAAGAGGCCTCTGAGTTTCTGGCCAAGCAGTTCGAGCAAATGGGACTACAAACCAATCTGGTAAACGGCACTCCCTTTCAGCCGTTTGAAGTGAATATCTCGTCAGAAATGGGACCCGCAGATAAGAACACGCTTCAGCTGGTCTCAGGCGATACAGTGAAAACGTTGAAGTTGGGCGCCGACTTCACGCCCCTCTCGGTTGGAGGAAGCAGCAAGTTTGACGCACCTCTGGTCTTCGTTGGCTACGGTATTTCGGCGAAAAAGCTAGAGTACGACGAATACGAAGGTCTCGATGTGAAAGGCAAGATCGTCGTGATCGTTCGCAAAGAGCCGCAACAAAATAACCCACATAGCGTGTTCGATGGCACGGGCGCTTCGCAGCACGCATTATTCAATCGCAAGATCTCAAATGCCTACCAAGAGGGGGCTGCCGGGGTGATTCTGATAAACGATTCCTACGGCTTAGCCGCAGAACGTGAACAGGTACAATCGGCGTTCGATACGGCGGTTAACGACTTGATGAAACGCAATTCAGAATATTCCCAGAAGGAAACGCACTCCAACGAAGAAGTCATTCAGTACGCGAAGGACGTTTCTTCTTTGAGTGAGAAAATCACCGAGTATGGGGAACAGTTGGAATCCGGCATGGATAAGCTCATTCCCATGTCGGGAGCTGGCAACGAGTCGAGCCGTCCTGAGTTTCCCGTCATGTTCGCGAAACGCAGCGATTTCGAGCCGTTGATCGAAAAGCAATTCGGTAAGACCTTGGCCGAGATCGAATCCGAGATCGATAAGAATCTGAAGCCGATCGTAGGTGATATCGAAGGATGGAAGGCCGTCGGTCAAACTGACGTTGTCCGGACGAAAGCGACGATTCGCAATGTGATTGGAATGATCGAAGCCCCCAACGCGACCTCGGATGAAGTGATCATCATTGGTGCCCACTACGACCACCTTGGCATGGGAGGATCGGGAAGTCTGGCCCCGCTGACTCATGAGATTCACAACGGGGCAGACGACAATGCATCGGGTACGACCGCATTGCTGACGGTCACACAGCGTCTGGTGGCGATCAAGGATCAGTTGCGACATCGAGTGTTGGTGATTGCCTTCTCAGGCGAAGAAGAGGGGCTGCTTGGCAGTGCCCATTATGTGAAGGAACCGGTCATTCCGCTCGACAAGACGTTGATGATGTTCAACATGGATATGGTGGGACGGCTGGATGAAAATAAACTGATCTGTATGGGCAGCGGCACCGCCAAGATGTTTGAACCTCTGCTGACGAAGATCAACGAGAAGTACGACTTCAAGTTGACCATGGACCCAGGCGGGTTTGGGCCAAGCGATCATGCTTCGTTCTACGCAAAGCAGCTACCTGTGCTGGCTCTGTTCACCGGAACCCACAACGATTACCACCGTCCGAGCGACGATGCCGACAAAATCAACTATGAAGGTATGGCTCGCATCATCGACTACGCGGTCGAATTCCTGTTAGCGGTTGATAAAGCAGACGATCGCCCCATGTATGTTCAGGTCGAAGAAAAACGACCCGAGATGCGGGGTGGGTCGCGCCCCTATTTCGGAAGTATTCCTGACTTTGCCCAGGTGGGCAAAGGATACGGGATACAAGGAGTCAGCCCCGGAAGTCCCGCTGCAGATGCAGGTCTGAAGGGAGGGGACGTGATGGTCGATCTCGGGGGAAACCGTATTGGTGGCTTGGAAGATTTCGACGCCGCGTTGCGTAAGTACAAAGGTGGAGACAAGGTCGAAGTCACCGTCCTGCGTGATGGCAAAGAGGTGACGTTGACCGTCACGCTGGCACCACCTCGTTAAGACAGCTTTGCCGGGTAGATTGGGTAAATGCGACTCACTGCTAGCCGCCTAATTTCAAGCTGGAATCTGCGGATAGAGCCTTTTTTCGCGGCGCGTGCGAACCCTATTTGCCGATAGGGCGTAGTACACCTCCGAGGGGCTCTATCAAGCTCGAAGTGCCCGAGTAAAAAAATGCTCAGATTGCACTTTACGCGTTAGAGACAACTCGGCAAAATGTCGCGACTTTCCCGTTCACTCGGCGAAAATCGTACTCGGTATTTGTTCCGTGGCAGCCAACCCGCCATGGGCTGTTCGCGTGAAGGTCAGGAAGACCCATATTTGTCCAGCAAGGAGTGCTGAAAGTGAAGCGATTTTTCTCTTGTTTCTGTGTCGCGGTCGCGTTGGCCGCTTTCTGTCAAGCCACGCCTGCCTGGGCCCAGAACGCAGGTAGTGGAAACATCGCCGTGATCGACATTCCGGTCATCTTCAAGAACCATGCTTTGTTCAAGAAGCAAATGGACGACCTGAAGTCTTCGGTGGATGCAGCTGAACAAGCGTTGACCAAGGAACGCGACGGTATGAAGACCTTGGTTGACGAACTGCAAGGCTACAAAGCCGGCACCCCAGAATACAAGGCCATGGAAGAAAAGCTGGCCAAGCTCCAAGCCGATTTGCAAGTCAAAGTTGGCATGCAGAAGAAGGACTTCATGGAGAAGGAAGCCCGCGTTTACTACAACACCTACAACCAGGTCACCCAAACAGTTGCTACCTTCGCTCAGCGTC
It encodes the following:
- a CDS encoding M28 family peptidase, which produces MLHFNRYPQNVSLVLTIVLSLAVLPQTNAEDRASTEATLGKLKQTLGYLASDELKGRGIGTEGLEEASEFLAKQFEQMGLQTNLVNGTPFQPFEVNISSEMGPADKNTLQLVSGDTVKTLKLGADFTPLSVGGSSKFDAPLVFVGYGISAKKLEYDEYEGLDVKGKIVVIVRKEPQQNNPHSVFDGTGASQHALFNRKISNAYQEGAAGVILINDSYGLAAEREQVQSAFDTAVNDLMKRNSEYSQKETHSNEEVIQYAKDVSSLSEKITEYGEQLESGMDKLIPMSGAGNESSRPEFPVMFAKRSDFEPLIEKQFGKTLAEIESEIDKNLKPIVGDIEGWKAVGQTDVVRTKATIRNVIGMIEAPNATSDEVIIIGAHYDHLGMGGSGSLAPLTHEIHNGADDNASGTTALLTVTQRLVAIKDQLRHRVLVIAFSGEEEGLLGSAHYVKEPVIPLDKTLMMFNMDMVGRLDENKLICMGSGTAKMFEPLLTKINEKYDFKLTMDPGGFGPSDHASFYAKQLPVLALFTGTHNDYHRPSDDADKINYEGMARIIDYAVEFLLAVDKADDRPMYVQVEEKRPEMRGGSRPYFGSIPDFAQVGKGYGIQGVSPGSPAADAGLKGGDVMVDLGGNRIGGLEDFDAALRKYKGGDKVEVTVLRDGKEVTLTVTLAPPR
- a CDS encoding OmpH family outer membrane protein, whose product is MKRFFSCFCVAVALAAFCQATPAWAQNAGSGNIAVIDIPVIFKNHALFKKQMDDLKSSVDAAEQALTKERDGMKTLVDELQGYKAGTPEYKAMEEKLAKLQADLQVKVGMQKKDFMEKEARVYYNTYNQVTQTVATFAQRHNITLVLRYNSNDIDPTNRQSVLEGVNRPVIYQNQIDITYDILRILNNGVPATASGPASQVPVGR